One segment of Aquimarina sp. BL5 DNA contains the following:
- a CDS encoding carboxypeptidase-like regulatory domain-containing protein — MKLKALFFFMFLASYQLATGQYEITIDAYVLNKETQQAVPYVNVGFLEKGIGTVSQSDGRFLLRYDESKINNDDVLQISSIGYKSITLSAKELYHLLLKDDKIYIEPDVFTLEETVVIAKERQKMTIGPYDYSKKFMGYWKDKKALGGEIASSMKIRKKNTKLEKLKFYVLENYSDSLLVRVNIYKKHQNKPGTNILNNNIYHTIVAKDGEEIIDLSPHNIVVNEDIIVSLELVEVYGDDIGFAICGSNNKKGFVKYISQDDWEVKYGISMAFKLDISFPDSSNTIKKRKKPENITLYWDTSLSRKNLDLETELDFLKKYIDKLKEARITLIPFSNIVGNDKVFYIKRGNSKELLSEIRKLRYNGGSNFIDLFKQKQTPDQYLVFTDGIHTYGDHKFMYSIPAFYVSSNPKANHMILQDASISSEGYYINLSKINTETAVEVIMNDIEDQSVYNIDFTKNSIKGTVFTKNNMPIQGCKVSLVGSLKEVETNANGEFSINAEYDDVLVFKAFGMLSKRVKIDTSKKLSVTLKPKYKTLDQVYLKAKNDSRSKQDIIREDKKKRMVGSNFTIYNEQFPKSSFFFADVFRTMPGVQVTGFGDQVSIGVVRLVTWYGAYPIFVVDGAVYKRPPVHLLPSQIKSITLIRSLAKMTEYGTSGGVFIITTVFNIDELDEKESTPSLLVEGNEYKESHFLLDPNLKRPPYLKALWESNSYSNAKNIYFSLLETHRLEVPFHIYSMYYFKRWDKNFSDEILSNLAELSESNYSVLRTLAFYLEERNEIEKALLIYEKIGDLKPHYAQSYLDLAKSYKENKKYEKSFELYKRILNNDDKNIDFSEILPQAEAQFRHFLNNHRSEVSYTDLPKDLLIAEGSHVRIVFEWNKPLTEFELQFVDPQKKFYKWSHTFEGNQELLSTRIKSGVLSEEFIIDDPFIEGEWIINIQSFEKESSPTPSLMKYTIYRNYGLSNQTKSVKVIKLYNQEQKVTLDKFVL; from the coding sequence ATGAAACTAAAAGCTCTATTTTTTTTTATGTTCCTTGCAAGTTATCAACTTGCTACAGGTCAATATGAGATTACCATCGATGCATATGTCTTAAATAAGGAAACGCAGCAAGCTGTACCTTATGTTAATGTAGGTTTTTTAGAAAAAGGGATTGGTACCGTAAGTCAAAGTGACGGTAGGTTTCTACTACGGTACGATGAGAGTAAAATAAACAATGATGATGTTTTGCAAATATCCAGCATTGGCTACAAGAGCATTACTCTTAGCGCTAAAGAATTATATCACCTTTTATTAAAGGATGATAAAATTTATATCGAACCCGATGTTTTTACTTTAGAAGAGACTGTTGTCATAGCAAAGGAAAGACAAAAAATGACTATTGGTCCTTACGATTATTCCAAAAAATTTATGGGATACTGGAAAGATAAAAAAGCACTAGGAGGAGAAATCGCATCTTCTATGAAAATTAGAAAGAAAAATACAAAGCTTGAAAAATTAAAATTTTATGTCTTAGAAAATTACAGTGATAGTTTATTAGTAAGAGTCAATATCTATAAAAAACACCAAAATAAACCAGGAACAAACATTCTTAACAATAACATATATCACACTATAGTCGCCAAAGATGGAGAAGAAATTATAGACTTATCCCCTCATAATATTGTGGTCAATGAAGATATCATTGTAAGTTTGGAACTTGTAGAAGTTTATGGTGATGATATTGGTTTTGCAATTTGCGGAAGCAATAACAAAAAGGGATTTGTAAAATATATTAGTCAGGATGATTGGGAAGTCAAATACGGAATCAGTATGGCTTTTAAATTAGATATTTCGTTTCCAGATTCCTCTAATACTATCAAAAAAAGAAAGAAACCAGAAAATATAACATTGTACTGGGACACCTCATTATCAAGGAAAAACTTAGATTTAGAAACAGAATTAGATTTTTTAAAGAAATACATAGATAAGCTTAAAGAAGCCCGGATAACTTTAATACCCTTTTCTAATATTGTAGGAAATGATAAAGTATTTTACATAAAACGAGGAAACAGTAAAGAGCTGCTTTCTGAGATCCGTAAGCTACGATACAATGGCGGAAGTAATTTTATTGATCTTTTTAAACAAAAACAAACACCAGATCAATATTTGGTATTTACCGATGGTATTCACACCTACGGAGATCATAAATTTATGTATTCCATCCCTGCGTTTTATGTCAGTAGTAATCCAAAAGCAAATCATATGATCCTCCAAGATGCAAGTATTTCTAGTGAAGGATATTATATTAACCTGTCAAAAATAAATACAGAAACTGCTGTCGAAGTTATCATGAATGATATCGAAGATCAATCGGTATACAATATCGATTTCACAAAAAACAGCATTAAAGGAACCGTATTCACAAAAAACAACATGCCAATACAAGGTTGTAAAGTATCTTTGGTTGGTTCTCTTAAAGAGGTAGAGACAAATGCCAATGGTGAATTTTCAATTAATGCAGAGTACGATGATGTGCTTGTTTTTAAAGCATTTGGAATGCTTTCAAAACGAGTAAAAATAGATACATCAAAAAAATTATCAGTAACATTAAAACCCAAATATAAAACTCTTGATCAAGTATATCTAAAAGCAAAAAATGATTCACGATCAAAACAAGACATAATCAGAGAAGATAAAAAGAAAAGGATGGTTGGTTCTAATTTTACTATATATAACGAACAGTTTCCTAAATCTTCATTTTTCTTTGCTGATGTTTTTCGAACGATGCCAGGTGTTCAGGTTACAGGGTTTGGTGATCAAGTAAGCATTGGTGTTGTTAGGCTTGTTACTTGGTATGGAGCCTATCCTATTTTTGTAGTAGATGGTGCTGTATATAAAAGGCCTCCAGTTCATCTATTACCATCACAAATAAAAAGTATCACGTTGATAAGGTCGTTAGCTAAAATGACTGAATATGGTACAAGTGGTGGCGTATTTATTATTACAACAGTTTTTAATATTGATGAATTAGACGAAAAAGAGTCTACTCCATCACTTTTGGTTGAAGGTAATGAATACAAAGAATCTCACTTTTTATTAGATCCTAATCTAAAAAGACCTCCATACTTAAAAGCCTTATGGGAAAGCAATAGTTACTCAAATGCAAAAAACATCTATTTTTCATTGCTAGAAACACATCGATTAGAAGTACCTTTTCACATCTACAGTATGTACTATTTTAAAAGATGGGATAAAAATTTTTCGGATGAAATCTTATCAAATCTAGCAGAGTTATCTGAAAGTAACTATAGCGTATTACGGACCTTAGCCTTTTATCTGGAAGAAAGAAATGAAATAGAAAAGGCTTTATTAATCTATGAAAAAATAGGAGATTTAAAACCACATTATGCTCAATCCTATCTTGATCTTGCCAAAAGTTATAAAGAGAATAAAAAGTATGAAAAATCGTTTGAACTTTATAAAAGAATTTTAAATAATGACGACAAGAATATCGATTTCTCTGAAATATTACCTCAAGCAGAAGCGCAATTCAGACATTTCCTAAATAATCATAGATCCGAAGTATCATATACCGATTTACCAAAAGATCTACTAATTGCAGAAGGCTCTCATGTACGTATAGTTTTTGAATGGAATAAACCTCTTACAGAATTTGAATTACAGTTCGTTGATCCTCAGAAAAAGTTTTATAAATGGTCTCATACGTTTGAAGGAAATCAAGAATTACTTTCGACCAGAATAAAAAGCGGTGTCTTATCAGAAGAATTCATTATAGACGACCCTTTTATAGAAGGAGAATGGATTATTAATATTCAATCTTTTGAAAAAGAATCGAGCCCTACTCCTTCGTTAATGAAATATACAATTTATAGAAACTATGGACTTTCTAATCAAACAAAAAGTGTGAAAGTTATTAAACTGTATAATCAAGAACAGAAAGTAACATTAGATAAATTTGTTTTATAA